CACCGCGTCAATGGCGTCCTTCCAGACCCACGGCCTGACGAAGCTTGCGCACCGACTCCTCCAGGTCCTCGTCGTCCCGGGCGCGGGAGGCCATCAGGTCAGAGAGCGCCTCGGCGATCACGTTCAGCTTCTCGTGCGAGGCCTCCTCCGAGCGCCGGCCGGCGTTCTGGAGCAGCACCAACAGGAGCAGCGACAGCACCGACGAGCCCGTGTGCAGGGCGAGCTCCCACTTCGTCGCGCTCGACCACAACGGCAGGCTCGCCACCCAGACGACGAGCACCCCGACGATCACGTAGAAGAACGGAGCCGCGCTCACCAGCCGATGGACGACCTCGACGAACCGCTCGAAACGCCCCCGGCCATCGCCCTCGCGGCGGGACTGCGCCGCCTCGCTCCGCCCGCTCATGGACTCAACCTACGTGCCCGGCGCCGATCTGCCTCGGGTCAGGCAGCGTCGTGCGCCCGCAGGTACGCCGCCAGCGGGCCCGGCAGCTGTGCCGGGCGGTCGCCCCAGTCGTAGACCACGGCGGTCCGGGCGAGCAGATCGTGCAGTGCGCGGTGGTCGCGGCGCAGCACGATCAGCAGGGCGCCGATGCCGAAGAAGGACGTGCTCAGCGGGAAGAGCAGGGTCCGCACCAGGCAGGCGACCGGACCCACCGGCCGCCCCGCGCGGGACACGATCTTGAGACCGACGATCGCCTTGCCCACGGTCCGCCCGCTCACGGCCGTGCTGCCGACCACGTACACCGCCGCCCACGTCAGCAGTGCGACGGTCGCGACGGCGCCGGTGCCCTCCTCGATCGAGACGTCGAGAAGCGCCTGGAGGAGGAAGCCGAGGATCCCCACCCCGATCGAGTACGACGCCAGCACCACGCCGACGTCGATCGCCACGGCCGCGGCCCGACTCACCGGCCCGGCGTACCGACCGGTGACCGTCGCGCGGCTCATCCCTCGCCCCGCTCGCCCACCAGGAGGACGGGACCGAGAGGCGCGGGGCCGTGCCGGCGCAGCAGGCGGTCGACGAAACCGCTGACGACCCGGTCCAGGCCGACCACCTGGCTGCGCGCGACATCGAGGGTGCGGCCGGCGAGGTCGCCCGTCGTCTCGGCGACGATGTCGGAGATCCCGGCGCGCTGGACGAGCGCCTCGACGTCGGCGCGCGCGAGGAGCCGGTCGACGTCGACCCGGTCCAGCAATCGGTTCACGTCGACGCGCTCCAGCAGGTGGTTGACGTCCACCTGGTCGAGCACCGCGTCGATGTCGACGTGCTCGAGGATCTCCTCGACCGGCATCGCATCCACCACCTTGCCGGTGACCACGCCGGCGACACGGCTGAACAAACCGGGCTCTGGGGGCGTCATGAGCTCAGGATTCCATAGGGTTCACCCATGAATTGGCTCGTTCCGACGTCGACACTCGGCTGGATCGTCTTCGGACTCGACATGGCACTGCGGCTCGCCGCGCTGGGCATCATCCCCGGCAACCGCAAGCCGTCGACCGGAATGGCGTGGCTGCTGCTGATCCTGATCGAGCCGATCATCGGGTTCGCGATCTTCCTGCTGTTCGGCCGGATCAAGCTCGGCAACCGGCGGATCACCCGCCAGCGCACGGCGATCGCCGCGATCCGCGAGCGCAGCGAGGCACTGCCGCTGTCCTTCGACGCGAGCCGCCTCCCCCCGGCGATGGCGGGAGTGGCCGCGCTCAACCGGCACCTCGGCGCCCTGCCGCTCACCGGCGGCAACGAGGTGGAGCTCTGGCCGGACTACCGCGGCCTGATGACCGAGATGGCCCGTGAGATCGACCGGGCCCGCAGCCATGTCCATGTCGAGTTCTACATCACCGCGTGGGACGACGTGACCGACCCGGTCTTCCAGGCGATGATCCGCGCCACGGAGCGCGGCGTCGACGTGCGCCTGCTCTTCGACCACATCGGCTCACGCCGGATCCCCGGCTACCGTGCGATGGTCAGGCGCCTGCGCGGCACCCGGATCGCCTGGCACCCGATGCTGCCGATCAAGCCGCTGCGAGGCCGGTTCCGCCGCCCCGACCTGCGCAACCACCGCAAGATCCTGGTGATCGACGGCAGCGTCGGCTTCACCGGCTCGCTCAACCTCACCGAGCCCGGCTACAACAAGCCCGCCAACCACCGGCTGGGCCGCGAGTGGGTCGAGCTGATGGTGCGCCTGGAGGGCCCGGTCGTCGGCGCGCTCAACGCCGTCTTCGCCTCCGACTGGTACGTCGAGACGGGCCAGGTCGTCGACCTGGTCGCCGTCCACGGCCAACCGGACCGCCGGCCCGAGGAGGTCTTCGACGTCCCGTGCCAGGTGGTGCCGAGCGGACCGGGCATCGTGGCCGAGAACAACCTGCGGATGTTCACCACCCTGCTGTACGCCGCGACCGAGCGGATCTCGCTGACCTCGCCGTACTTCGTCCCCGACGAGTCGCTGCTCTACGCCGTCACGACCGCCGCCGAGCGCGGCGTCGACGTCGAGCTGTTCGTCAGCGAGGTGTCCGACCAGTTCCTCGTCGGGCACGCGCAGGCGTCGTACTACAAGGCGCTGCTCGAGGCCGGCGTGCGGATCTACCAGTACCCGGCGCCGTACATCCTGCACTCCAAGCACTTCACGATCGACGACCAGGTCGCGGTGGTCGGCTCCAGCAATATGGACATGCGCTCGTTCGCCCTCAACTACGAGGTGTCGCTGATGATGCCGGACCCCGCCGTGGTCGCGAAGATGCGCCGCGTCGAGGACACCTACCGAGCCCTGTCGAAGGAGCTGACCCTGGCGGCCTGGGGCGAACGGTCCCCCGGCGCGAAGTACGTCGACAACGTGGCCCGGCTGACCGCGGCCCTCCAGTAGCGGCGGGCCCCTGGTCCCGGCCGGATGGTCCGTTCGGGCGGGGGCGGTCTGACCGAAGGGCCTGACCTGCCACGGACCCGTTGCCCGACACGTCGCGGGACCCGATCCTCGGGAGGAGAACGGTCCGGCCCCGAGTCCCGGAGGAACCCATGAGCGCCGTCGCAGCCAGCCCGGTCGAGCCCGCCCCCGCAGTGGCGGCCGGCCCGCGCCCGTCCCCCGACCTGGAGCACGCACTGCTCGAGATCGCCGCGTCCGAGCGGGCGCTCGACGACGTCCTGCGCCGCGCCTCACGACTGCATCAGCGCAATCTCGACCACGCGCCACGCACCTGCCTGGTCTGCTTCACCCAGCGCTGAGGACGGCGCTCGGCCTTCGGTCGAGGCGTATCACCGCGCCGGCACCGGGCACTACAGGTGCATGTACATCGGACTCGGCATCATCCTGCTCGTCCTGGGCCTGATCCTCGCCCTGGACGTGATCACCGTCGACATCGACTACGTCAACGACGACCTGTTGGGCACCATCCTGATCATCGCCGGCGCGCTGGCGATCGTCCTCTCGCTCGTCGTCGCGCCGCCCTGGCGCCGCGACCGGATCGTCCACCACGACGACCGCCGGCCCTGAGGGTGCACCATGAGACATGGCCAGTGAGCTGACGCCGTACCTCCACGTCCGTGACGGCCGGGCGGCGATCGCCTGGTACGTCGACGTCCTCGGCGCCGCGATCGTGGACGCCCCGATCGAGATGCCCGACGGCCGGCTGGGTCATGTCGAGCTCGCCGTCGGCGGCGCCCGGTGGATGATGTCGGACGAGTTCCCGGAGCTGCATGCCGAGGCGCCTCGCGGCGACCGCGGCCTCCCGGTCACGCTGCATCTCACGGTGCCCGACGTCGACGGGCTCTGCACGCGGATCGTCGCCGCGGGGACCTCCCTCGACCGCGGCCCCGAGGACGCACCCCCGGCCGGGCGGGTCGCCTCGTTCCGCGACCCGTTCGGTCATCGTTGGTTCCTCGAGCAGCCCTGACCTCGCCCGGCGCACACCCGTCGGTCTAGGTGCGTCGGTGGAAGCGGATGTCGCCGTTGGGGAGGCGGTCGTGGGTGAAGGCGCGGTCGTGGATGCGGTGGTGATGGTGGTTGCACAGGCTGATCGCGTCGGCGAGGTCGGTGCTGCCGCCGTGGGACCAGGGGGTGTGGTGGTGGGCCTCGGTCCAGGTGGCGGGGATGGTGCAGCCTTCGGCGCGGCAGTGTCGGTCGCGCAGGCGGAGGGCGCGGCGTTGGGCGCGGGTGAAGAGTCGGGTGCGGCGGCCGAGGTCGAGGACCTCGCTGGTGGTGCCGAGCACGGCGGGGATGATGGTGGCCTGGCAGGCGAGCCGGCGGGCATCGGTAGCGGAGATCGCTTCTTCGCCGTCGCCGGCGATGACGCCCGCGGCGGCCCGCGGCGGCACGCTCCGGACCTCGGCAGCGCACCCCACGATCGAGTGCGGTGGCGCGAGCGTGGCGACCGACATATGAGCACTCCCGGGAGTGCCTGATCTGATGCCTCCATGCGACCACGGAGGGCCGACACATCGGTGCGGCCGAATCTCCGGCCTGTGGTCAGACCGGCGGACCGCGGTCAGAAGCCGAGCGACGCCAGGTAGAGGTCGCCGAGGTCGCCGGCCCCGAGGATCGCGCTCCAGGCTCCCAGCACGAGGAACGGCCCGAACGGCAGAGCCGTCCGCCGCCCGGCGCGACCGGCCGCCATCAGCAGCACCCCGGCCACGGCACCCAGCACGAAGCCGAGGAAGGCGCCGACCAGGAAGGTGCCCCAGGTCAGGTACGCCGTCATCGCGCCCACCAGCCCGGACAGCTTCACGTCGCCGAACCCCATCCCGCCCGGCGCGACGTACCAGACGACGAGGAAGAACAGACCGAGCACCACCGCGCCCGTCGCGGCCCGCAGCAGCGCGGGGCCATCGCCGCCGAGCGCCAGCAGCACGGCGAGCACGGGGTACGACGGCAGCACGATCGCGTCCGGCAGCCGGTGCACGTCGAGGTCGATGAGGGCGAGCGCGATCGCCACGGCCGCGAAGGTGAGATAGGCGGGGAGCAGCCGCAGGCCGTCCGGGTCGGCGCCGAGGCGCACGACCACCAGCGCGAACGCCAGCCCGGTGCCCGCCTCGACCAGTGGGTAGCGGGCACTGATCGGAGCACCGCAGTCGAAGCACCGCCCGCGCACCATCACCCAGCCCAGGACCGGGACGTTGTGCCGGGCGCGGATCGGGTGTCCACAGGCCGGGCACGCCGACGGCGGCCGCACGACGGATCCTCCCGCCGGGACCCGGTGCGCCACGACGTTGAGGAACGAGCCGATCGCCGTCCCGAGGAGGCCGGCGATCGCCGGGACGGCGAGGTCGAGGAAGGCGTGCTCGCTCAGCGCTGGTGGCTCCAGCTCAGGATGGTGACCTCGCGATCGGCACTGGTGGCCGGGTCGCCGTCCTTGTCCCAGATCTGGGCGCGGACCTTGAGAGCGAGCCGGTCGGGGTCGTCGGAGCACGTCGCGCTGACCCGGCACACGTAGACCTTCAGCTGGACGAGGGTCCCGTTGATCCCCATCCCGGGCGTGTTGTCGGGCAGCTCGATCAACGCCCCCGTCTCTTTGTAGGCGCCGTTGAGGTTGGCGTAGAGCGAGCGGGCGATGACGCCCCACCGGAAGACCTGGAAGTCCGTGTTGGCGACCTCGAGGTAGATCCGCCCGAGCGGGACGTAGGTCGTCCCCTGGAGGTAGACCTCCGACTTCTTGTGGGTGTTGATGAGGTAGCAGCCGCTGCCGATCGTCGTCACGCAGTTGGTCGGGATCGTGGCCGGCCCGCGCAGCTTCGGCACGTAGTACTCGAGCTCCAGCCGGAGGTGGTCGAGCTGGACCGACTGGTTGCGGTTGGCCGTCGCGGTGAAGGCGACGGTCGCACCCGTGTAGCCCCGGTCGTGGACCGATCTGGCCAGCGCGTCGTAGACCGCGGTCTGGTCGGTCTCGAGGTCGATCGTCTGCGAGGTCAGCGAGGTCGGCTTGCTCAGCGTGACGGCAGGGAGCGCGGTGCTGCCGGGCGCGGTGGGAGTGATCGTCACGGTGGACGCCGGGAAGCCGTTCGCTCCGGACGCCGCCTTGTGGCGCACGAGGAGCCGCGCGGCCTTGAGCACCGCGCCTCGGGGGATCTCGGCCGGAGGCGCGAAGCCGCCGACGGTGATGGTGCGGGTCTCGTTTCCGTTGTCGCCGGCGCCCTGACGGGTCCAGGTCGCCACGCCGTTGCCCTGGTCCCGCAGCACCTCCGCGGTCAGTGGCGCGAAGGTCGCGGGATCGCTCCCCGTCCCGGCGACGGTCGGCACGGCCGTCGGCACCAGCGCGCCGCTCGCTCCCGCGAGGGTGCTGAGCGACGGGTTGGCGCCCTGGCCGTTGTCGTTCTTCAACCCGTAGACGACGATCGGGGCGCGATCGGTGCGATAGGTGGCGCACAGCTCGGCCTTGGTGTCGCTGTCGAAGTAGATCGAGCTGTCACCGCCGAAGACGAACTGCACACCGTGCGAGGTGGCGTTGTCGATCGGGTTCTCGCAGGCGCCGGGGATCGGCGTGGCCGCCGTCGGGGTGCCACCGCCGGCCAGCTCGCCCCCGATCACCTTCCGGTTCCCGATGGCCCAGACGTTCGTGCCGGCGTCGGACGGCGGGACGACCGCGCTCTCGTAGAGCGGGTCGCCGTTGCTCGACCGGTTGTGGAAGTCGAAGTAGTACGTCCCGGTCCGGAACCACAGGATCTTGTTGCAGCTCGTCGTGAGGTCGCTCAGCGCTTTCACGTCGTCGTAGTAGCCGGGCTGGAACTCGACGTAGGCGCCGCCCGCCGGGCAGGCAGGGACGGGACGCCACGGCGGGATCGACGTGAGGTCCGACGGATAGTTCGGATCCGACGGCCCGGTGCCGGTGCCGCAGTTCTTGGTGTAGTTCGCGGTCGTGCTCGAGCTCAGCGTGATGTTGGTGCAGGACTGCCCCCGTGCCCAGACGTTCGCATCGTTGACCCTGATCGTCCCCTTCGCATCGATCGTCGAGTTCACGCGGATCCCGCCGCGGACCGAGAGGACCTTGTTGAAGTTGTACAGGCCGGTCTCGCCGGCATCGTTGCCGAGCATGATGATGGCGTCGCCGGGGCTGTTCGCATTGGTCACGTGCCGCGCGGTCCCCTGCGCGCCGGTGGCGTCCTCGGGCTCGCAGGTCACGAACGCCGACGTCCAGGCCTCACCCGTCGCCTTGGGCGGCGGGTAGAGGTCGGGCAGCAGCAGGGCGTCGTCCTCGCTCACCACGTCGGCGCTGTCGTAGCCGAAGCAGCCGTCGCTCAGCTCGTTGTTGAACCGCCAGTCGGCCGGGGGCACGACCGACGCGTCGTCGTCGGAGGTGTCCCAATAGCCGGTGCGGAGGCCGTTGAGGACGACCTGGGCAGCGGCGTCGGCGGCGTACGTCGAGCCGGCCACGGTGCGCAGCGCCACCGTGGCGCGCAGGCTGCCGTCGCCGCGGGTGAGGACCAGCCCGGTGACCACCGCGACCACGGTGATGACGATCAGCGCGATCACGAGGATCGCGCCGCGGTCACCGGCGTCGCGCGCCAGCCCGAGACGCCTGAGGAACCGTCGTCTCATGTCTGCCTCCGCTCGCCGGCGATGGTCTCGCTGATCGTGGTCCGGCCGTGTCCCTCGGAGTCGCTGATCGTCAGCGTCATCGTGATCCGCGTCGGCACCCGGCCGCTGTCGTCAGCGCAGTCGGTGACCCCGCCGCCCGTGCAGTCGACGTCCGGTACGACGGTGAGGTTCGTCGCCACGACCGTGGTCGACGGCGCCGGGCCGCAGCGGATCCGCACCAGGTCCTTGTGGCCACCGCCGTTGTCGCGGACCGCGTAGGTGACCTTCACCAGGTCGGGCTCCTTCTCCGAGACCGTCGAGGAGTACTCGCTCCAGGCCAGGGTCACGACCGGCTCGCCGGCGCCCGCGCATCTCTCCAGGCCGACCGACTGCTTCGTCGGGTACGAGTGGACGTCCTCGGCGTCGTCGTAGTCCTTGCTGCGGACCCCGATGCTGGACACGTCCCGCTGCCAGTACGCCGTCACGAACTGCAGGTCCAGGGACTCGGTCATCCGGGACCGGGTGTCCGTGGTCGTCCGCAGATAGCTGATCACCACCCCGGTGAGCCCGGTGACGATGACGCCCATGATGGCGACGGTCACCATGACCTCGACCAGGGTGAAGCCGGCGTCCCCCCGCGCGCGCCTCAGCACGACGTGTCCCCCGGCGCGCAGGGCTCGCGCAGGACGATGGTGAGCTCCTCGGTGGAGCGACCGTCGTCGCTGCGCACCTGCAGCGTCACCCGCTGCACCCCGGTGTCTCCGCCCGGGCAGCCGTTCGCGGAGCCGTCGCCTCGCAACGGCACCGACGCCTCCTGGGTGGCCGTGTAGCCGGACGGTACGTCGAAGCCGATCACGGCCGCGGCGTACGCACCGGCGTCGGCGCAGGGCACGTAGTTGTCGTCGGCCACATAGGACTGGACGGCCTCGGCGTAGTTGCGCACGTACGCGCCGCCCGTGCTCTGCTTGCGATGCATGTCGGACGTCTTGATGCTCATCTCGACCCCGGCCAGGATCGCGACCGCGGCGATGCTCAGGATGGACAGCGCGACCAGCACCTCGATGAGCGTCGCTCCCGCGTCGGAGCGCTCGCGCGAAGGCCGGCCGGGCAGGTCCATCAGATCTCGACCTGCTGGAAGATGCCGTACATCGCGGACACCAGCGCCACGGCGACGAACCCGACGATACCGCCCATCACGATGATGACGATGGGCTCGAAGAGCGCCGTGAGCTTGTTGATCTTGTAGTCGAGCTCGTCCTCGTAGTACTCCGCCGTCACCTCGAGCTGGGTGTCCATCGAGCCGGTCTCCTCACCGACGCGGAGCATGGCGGTCGCCGTACCGGGGAACAGGCGGGTCCGGGCCAGCGGGCCGGCGAGCCCCTGCCCCTCCAGCATCTGCTCCGTGACGCCGTTGAGCCGCTTGACGAAGACCCGGTTGCGCAGCGATTCGGTGGCGACCCGGATCGCCTCGGGCAGGTTGACCCCGGCGGCCACCATCGAGGCCATCACCCGGCAGAAGCGCTCGACGAGCGCGTACTGGATCGTCTCGCCGAGCACCGGGACCCGGAGCAGGAAGGCGTGCCAGACGTATCTGCCGCGCTCGAACCGCTGCGACAGCAGGAACAGCAGCGCCCAGGCGACGAGGCCGGCGACGATCGCCCACCACCAGTGGCCGAGGAAGTCGGTGAAGGACAGCAGCATCCGCGTGGGCAGCGGGAGATCGGCGTCGAGCTCGGCGAAGAAGTCCTCGAACTTCGGGAGCACATAGATCGCCAGCACCAGGACGGTGACCACCGACATGGCCGCGACGGCCATCGGGTACATCATCGCCGACTTGATCTTCCGACGCGCCTCGAGATCACGCTCCAGGTAGATCGCGAGGCGCGACAACACGATGTCGAGCTCGCCGGTCAGCTCGGCGGACCGGACAATGCCGCGGTAGAACTCGGGGAACACCTTGGGGTAGCGCTCCAGCGTGTCGGAGAACCGCTCGCCGGTCCGCAGCCCGTCCTCGATGTCGTGCATCATCCGGCGCACCGAGGAGTTCTCGCTCTCGGCACCGATCGAGTGGACCGCGTCGAGGATCGGCAGACCGGCACGGAGGAAGGCCGCGATCTGCCGGGAGAGATGCATGACCTCCTCCTTCTTGATCCGCGGCCCGGAGATCTCGTACTGGAGGATGCTTCGCTTCTCGGTGACCCGCAGGTCGCGAAGATCGCGCTGGAAGAGCGCGATCTCCGCGTCCCCGCGACTGGCGGCCTTCTGCGTGCCCCTGACCCGCCGGCCCTCCAGGTCGACTCCGGCGAAGGCGTACTTCGGCATCTCAGACCCCCGCGACGTAGATCGAGCGCATGACCTCGGCGGCGGTCGTCGTACCGTCGCCGACCAGGCGGACCGCCTGCTCCTGCAGGGTGCGCATCCCCTGGCTCCGGGCGAGCTTCCGCATCTGGTCGTGCGGCGCTCGGTCGACGATCAGCTCGCGTACCTCGTCGGTCACCACCAGCATCTCGTAGACGCCGATCCGCTCCAGGTAGCCGGTGTGCGCGCAGAAGTGGCAGCCGGTGCCGTGCTGCCAGCCGCCGGGCGGCTCCTCGCCGCCGAACTGCTGGACGAAGGCCAGCTCGTCCGGTGCGGGGCGGTACGACGCGAGGCAGGACGTGCAGCTGCGCCGGACCAGTCGCTGGGCGATGACGGCGGTCACCGACGACGCGATGAGGAATGCCTCGATGCCCATGTCGAGCAGGCGGTAGAGCGCGGAGACGGCCTCCGTGGCGTGGAGCGACGACAGCACGAAGTGCCCGGTCAGCGCCGACTGGACGGCGATCCGGGCGGTGTCCACGTCCCGGATCTCGCCGACGAGGATCACGTCGGGGTCCTGACGGAGGATGGACTTCAGCCCGCCGGCGAAGGTAATCCCGGCCTGCTCGTTGATCTGGATCTGGTTGATCGAGTCGAAGGTGTACTCGACCGGGTCCTCGATCGTCATCAGGTTCTTCTCGGGGCTGTTCAGCTCGCCCAGAGACGCGTAGAGCGTGGTGGTCTTGCCACCGCCCGTGGGTCCGGCGCAGATGACCATGCCGAACGGCGAGTGGATCAACCGGGTGTAGCGGGCGGCGGTGTCGGCGGGCATGCCCAGCTGCTCCAGGGCGAAGAGCGGGCGGCTCTTGTCGAGGACCCGCATCACGACCTTCTCCCCGCCGACGACGGCCGTGGTCGAGACCCGGATGTCGACCTCGCGCCCGTCGATCTCCAGGGAGATCTGGCCGTCCTGGGGGCGCCGCCGCTCGACGATGTTCATGCCGCCGAGGATCTTGACGCGGCTGACGATCGCGGGCCCGATCGACGCCGGCAGGTCCAGCACCTCGGTGAGCGCGCCGTCGATGCGGTAGCGCACCCGGACCCGCTCCCCCGTCGGCTCGACGTGGATGTCGGAGGCCCGGTCCCGCAGAGCCTGGGTGATGACCGACTGCACCACCCGGACGACGGGCGCCTCCTCGTTGACGCTGACGTCGTCGAGCCCCGCCGCCTCCCGGCGCAGCACGTCGCGCGCCTCGAACGCCTGGATCTGTCCGCCGACGTCCTGGGTGGCCCGATAGGACCGGGCCAGTCCGCGGTCGAGGTCGCGACGCGTCGCGACCAGCGGCCGGACCGGCCGGCCGAGCACGGCGACCAGCGCCGCCACCCGCTCCGGGGCAGGGTCCAGCACCGCGACCACGACCCCTTCGTCGTCCAGCGAGATCGGCAGCGCATCGAGCAGTACCGCCTGGTCCCGGGCCAGCAGGGCGAGTGCTTCGCCGGTGGGCGTCAGGTCACGGAAGTCGGCCAGCGCGACGCCGTGATGCTCGGCGAGGGTCCGGGCCAGCGTCTCGTCGGTGATGGCGCCGGCAGCCACCAGCCGCTGCCCCAGGTCGCCGCCGCCACCACCGTCGCCACCACCGTCGTCACCGCCACCGTCGTCACCGCGGACCGCGTCCAGCTGGTACGGCTGCACGCGGCCGGCCGCCACCAGGATCCGGCCGAGCCGCTCGTCGTCGGCGTCGGTGCGCGGGACAGCGACGGGCGTCTCTGCCCGGGTGTGCCTGCCCTTCAGTCTCATCGCGTCCCTCCGTCACCGGACCGCGCCGGCGGCGTACCGCGGCCGGGTCTCGATGTCCTTGGGATAGAGGCTGCGCGCGACAGCCTCCTCCTCCAGCACGATGCCCTCCTGGATCAGGTGCGACAGCGACCGTTCGAGCGTGATCATGCCGTCCTGCGCGCCGGTGACCAGGGAGTTGCGCAACTGGTGGGTCTTGCCCTCCTTGATCAGGTTGCGCACGGCCGGCGTCGCGACCAGCACCTCGTACGCCGCGACCATCCCGCCACCCACGCGGGGGACCAACCGCTGGTAGACGACGCACGACAGCGCGGCGGCGAGCTGGACCCGGATCTGGGCCTGCTGCTCGGCCGGGAAGACGTCGATCATCCTGCCGAGGGACTGGGCGGTGTCGTTGGTGTGCAGGGTCGCGAAGACCAGGTGTCCGGTCTCGGCGACGGTGAGGGCGAACTGGATCGACTCGAGGTCGCGCATCTCGCCGACCAGGAGCACGTCCGGGTCCTCGCGGAGTACCGAACGGAGCGCGTCGGAGAAGCTCGCCGTGTCCGTGCCGACCTCGCGCTGGTTGACCGCGGCCAGTTTGTGGTCGTGCACGTACTCGATCGGGTCCTCGACGGTGATGATGTGGCAGCCCCGGTTGCCGTTGATCAGGTCGACGAGCGAGGCCAGCGTGGTCGACTTGCCGGACCCGGTGGGCCCGGTCATCAGGACGAGTCCCTGGTGCCGCATCGCGAGCTCACGCAGCACCGGTGGCAGCCCGAGGTCGTCGGGGGTCGGCACGGTGCGCGGGATCATCCGCAGTGCGACGGCCGTCAGTCCCCGCTGGGTGAACGCGTTGCCGCGGATCCGGGCGTGCTCGCGCCAGGAGAAGGAGAAGTCGTACTCGTGGCGCGACTCCCATGCCTCGCGCTGCTCGGGCGTCAGCACCTCGGCCAGCAGCGTCTCGGTGTCGTCGTCGGTCAGCGCCGGTCGGTCGGGGACCGGGGCCAGGGTGCCGTCGACCCGGATCATCGGCGGTAGGCCCGCGGTCAGCATCAGGTCGGTCCCCCCGGCGTCCCAGAGGGCGCCCAGGAGCCGGTCGACGCGGTCACCGATGCGGTGCGGGTGGTGGAACACGGGTGCTCCTCAACTGGATTCCGATGGTCGGCTGAGGAGGACCGTCGCCCGAGCAACGGCCCACCCCAGCGAGAAGGTCCGAGGTCGATCAGCAACCAGCGGGCGCCGGGTCCAGCGCACCCGTCGCGGTGATCGCCGTGGCTCCACTGATCGACGACGGGCCGTTGGGCGGTCCCTCGGGCGCCGCACGGAGGAATCCGCCAGCGACGAGGGCGTCGACATCGGCCGGATACGAACCGGTCTCGGCATAGGCCGCTTCGACGGCCGTCTCAACGGTACGGATCTCGGTCTTGCAAGCAGTCGTCTCGCTGTTGTTCGTGATGCCCCGCACGGAGAACACGACGATGGCGGCGAGGACGCCGAGGATGATGATGACGATCAGCAGTTCAATGAGCGTGAAGCCGCGGTCGTCGCGGCGCGCCTCGGTGAGGCGATCAGTGAATCGGCGCATGCCAAAGCCTCCGGAAGGAGAGAGGGGTGATGGAAAGTGAGGAGCAGCCCCCGAGCGCTGTGACTAGGAAACGCCTCCCCCGACCCCGCGTCACGACAATCCGGTTTTCTTTACCGCAGGGGCCGAAACACCCCAAATATTGGGGAAATCTCGCCAATCGACCCTGCGCAGCCACCGTTCATGTGCTGGGTCCGGGCCGGCGCAGCGCCCGGTCGACGACGACGGGCAGATGCCGGATCGCGACCGCGGCGAGGCGGCTGTCCCGGCCAGGCACGACGAGGAATCCCCGCCGCCGGCGCAGCGCCCGCAGCAGCGCGTCGGCGACGGCCTGCGGCGTGAGCGTCGCGACGCTCTCCTCGGCGGCCAGCACCTCGGCCGGCTTGTGGCGGTTCTCCTCGGCGAAGCCGGGCGTCAGCGTGTTGGGCGGGCAGAGCACCCGGACCGTGATGCCGTAGGGCCGCACCTCGCGACGCAGCGCCTCGGAGAAGCCGATCACCCCGAACTTGGTGGCGCTGTAGACGGTGTAGCCGAACACCCCCGCCAGTCCAGCCATCGAGGACGTGGTCACGATCGTCCCGCCGCCGGCGGCCCGCAG
This region of Nocardioides sp. L-11A genomic DNA includes:
- a CDS encoding type II secretion system F family protein — encoded protein: MPKYAFAGVDLEGRRVRGTQKAASRGDAEIALFQRDLRDLRVTEKRSILQYEISGPRIKKEEVMHLSRQIAAFLRAGLPILDAVHSIGAESENSSVRRMMHDIEDGLRTGERFSDTLERYPKVFPEFYRGIVRSAELTGELDIVLSRLAIYLERDLEARRKIKSAMMYPMAVAAMSVVTVLVLAIYVLPKFEDFFAELDADLPLPTRMLLSFTDFLGHWWWAIVAGLVAWALLFLLSQRFERGRYVWHAFLLRVPVLGETIQYALVERFCRVMASMVAAGVNLPEAIRVATESLRNRVFVKRLNGVTEQMLEGQGLAGPLARTRLFPGTATAMLRVGEETGSMDTQLEVTAEYYEDELDYKINKLTALFEPIVIIVMGGIVGFVAVALVSAMYGIFQQVEI
- a CDS encoding ATPase, T2SS/T4P/T4SS family, with product MRLKGRHTRAETPVAVPRTDADDERLGRILVAAGRVQPYQLDAVRGDDGGGDDGGGDGGGGGDLGQRLVAAGAITDETLARTLAEHHGVALADFRDLTPTGEALALLARDQAVLLDALPISLDDEGVVVAVLDPAPERVAALVAVLGRPVRPLVATRRDLDRGLARSYRATQDVGGQIQAFEARDVLRREAAGLDDVSVNEEAPVVRVVQSVITQALRDRASDIHVEPTGERVRVRYRIDGALTEVLDLPASIGPAIVSRVKILGGMNIVERRRPQDGQISLEIDGREVDIRVSTTAVVGGEKVVMRVLDKSRPLFALEQLGMPADTAARYTRLIHSPFGMVICAGPTGGGKTTTLYASLGELNSPEKNLMTIEDPVEYTFDSINQIQINEQAGITFAGGLKSILRQDPDVILVGEIRDVDTARIAVQSALTGHFVLSSLHATEAVSALYRLLDMGIEAFLIASSVTAVIAQRLVRRSCTSCLASYRPAPDELAFVQQFGGEEPPGGWQHGTGCHFCAHTGYLERIGVYEMLVVTDEVRELIVDRAPHDQMRKLARSQGMRTLQEQAVRLVGDGTTTAAEVMRSIYVAGV
- a CDS encoding type IV pilus twitching motility protein PilT, with the translated sequence MFHHPHRIGDRVDRLLGALWDAGGTDLMLTAGLPPMIRVDGTLAPVPDRPALTDDDTETLLAEVLTPEQREAWESRHEYDFSFSWREHARIRGNAFTQRGLTAVALRMIPRTVPTPDDLGLPPVLRELAMRHQGLVLMTGPTGSGKSTTLASLVDLINGNRGCHIITVEDPIEYVHDHKLAAVNQREVGTDTASFSDALRSVLREDPDVLLVGEMRDLESIQFALTVAETGHLVFATLHTNDTAQSLGRMIDVFPAEQQAQIRVQLAAALSCVVYQRLVPRVGGGMVAAYEVLVATPAVRNLIKEGKTHQLRNSLVTGAQDGMITLERSLSHLIQEGIVLEEEAVARSLYPKDIETRPRYAAGAVR
- a CDS encoding prepilin-type N-terminal cleavage/methylation domain-containing protein; this translates as MRRFTDRLTEARRDDRGFTLIELLIVIIILGVLAAIVVFSVRGITNNSETTACKTEIRTVETAVEAAYAETGSYPADVDALVAGGFLRAAPEGPPNGPSSISGATAITATGALDPAPAGC
- a CDS encoding SDR family NAD(P)-dependent oxidoreductase, which encodes MSRPQRPAPVRTALVFGGSQGIGLAVAERLVAGGARVVVLSRSENKLAAALARLGPGASARPVDVTDPVAVTAAVDAAVAEVGMPDLVVTTAGYARPGYLDELPPDDITGMVATNLLGTVHVCRAVLPHLRAAGGGTIVTTSSMAGLAGVFGYTVYSATKFGVIGFSEALRREVRPYGITVRVLCPPNTLTPGFAEENRHKPAEVLAAEESVATLTPQAVADALLRALRRRRGFLVVPGRDSRLAAVAIRHLPVVVDRALRRPGPST